A window of Malania oleifera isolate guangnan ecotype guangnan chromosome 2, ASM2987363v1, whole genome shotgun sequence genomic DNA:
AACTGAGCTTGaggaggatgcagctccccagtacactgggtagagggggccagttagatgaggtagcagccagtcccgcgcttaggagaggatgtagtttggctgggctgaggtagtgtagaatatattgacttatctagagggccgatcagatagagtcccgcctacaggccgcacaaccctgtcatgaggggtcaaatcatgatgtacagagtcccaaggaataagtacagttatatgcatgtatacagttttacaatatatgatgagtatagtatgatatattatcagcatgaaaagtagaaaacagatgatacaatatgttttaaatcgagaaagaaagatatgcttgacagatatgatttatagatgatttattgcattacagttcagtctttattttaaaagtatccttaacttagttgccacacactagtaatatcatatttccacttactgagcgtcgaatCACCCCAttaccttaacatttttcaggtaaatcagttaggcgagcagatcaagcttgcggatagagtgtagctcagatcaccctagttatagggtgagtttttgacagagttgtgtatgttttgggatagatgatactggaggggcatttttgtatggtttgtatatactagattttggtattgtatggtaAATATGTGAATGGCTACATGATATGTGTTTTCGCTGTTTAGGTACGGATGTAAATAAACAGATATAtttatttaggaaaaaaaattggtatgaaatttgaggtcattacaaGTGGCTCCGAGGaaactgcgagtgatgagtctccatctgtgcctcgaggtttgacaaggTAGGTTTTGCGAGAGATCGGGCGAAGTGTGAGGACACGCGGACGCTCTCCTATtgttgcggggtgcaccattgagaggttcacatgaaTGCATCCTTTGATGTTTTCTAGGGGacatgacccaacgatagcaaAGGACTAGGTGGAAAAGATTGAGAGGATCTtagaggtcctacactgcacggataggcagcgagtcctctatgctaccttctagctatctggggaggtgggttgatggtggactgtagtgaatctgatagagaagcagaggggtggtcctgaggagatatcatggagctgtttcaaggaggtgttctttgacagatacttcccggcttcagtacgtgatgcgaaggtggatgagttttctgctctgactcagggaaGTATAAGGGTGCAGGTGTATGCGTCTTGTTATATAGAGCTATCCTGGTTTGCGCCGTGTTTGATATCGACCGAGTATGAGAAAAATCAGAGattcgagaagggcttgaggaaggatatccgcagattggtgggtatgctttagatccgcgagttctcggtttgggtggataaagccacggtgattNNNNNNNNNNNNNNNNNNNNNNNNNNNNNNNNNNNNNNNNNNNNNNNNNNNNNNNNNNNNNNNNNNNNNNNNNNNNNNNNNNNNNNNNNNTAATCCATTCAATAACTCATTCAACCattcaaataaataataacaaaattaaacaagcaaaataaccaactctttaagcatttaaataataaactaagaaaGAAGACTTCATTAATCTCATAAAGACATTCCACAAtgttttaaacaaaaataaactaaaccTAACAAAGgtctaaacaaaaataaactaaacttaaaaaaaggtttaaaaaaaataaactaaatgtgaacaaaatcttaaacaaaaataaactaactGAAACAaagttttaaacaaaaataaactcaaccAAATGCTTAAACAAAATGAATCCACATTAAAATGAgtttaaatgaaaattaatccAACAAAAATGAGTTCCaacaaatattaaaatgacattgaaGTTAAACAAAGTAACTAAATAAATCAAATTCAACACTAGCTTGACCGAAAATAAGCTTAATCAAACAAGATcttaaacataaataaatctaaaaatacttaaataaaaatactcaATTCAATAGTCAATtcaaactaaatattaaaataagtattgaaatgacaaaatattaaaataagtattgaaatgacaatgaagtaaaacaaaaagtaaataaataaaggaagggaaatgatggagagagagagagagagagagagagagagagagagaggcaatgGAGAGATGACCGAATGGTGCGGAGGCCTGCAGCTGATGCTGCTGCCCCCTTGCTTTTCTTCCACACTGTTCCCCAAAAGAGACCCCCCCAAAAAGAACACACCAAAAAGAAATCCTATTCCCACCTTGCTTTTCTTCCTAGCCATGTGGAGTATCTTTAAGAGGCGCATGGGCCTCTTTTCCTAGCCCATTTATCTTCCTTTCCTTCGTATCACAGCTGCCATTGCAGCCCACAACCATTCCACACGGTCAGCCCATTTAATTGCATGAAATTGGGCCCCTATGCACGACTGCTGTAGTAGGTACGATAACTTTAAGCCCGATTTTGACCTTAATGTAAttagtatctctcaaaactcaaaacataaaagttgtaaagTTTTTTCTTGGCATTCcatagcatcttgaatcatctcaatcaaaACTCGAATGAAAAAGTTATGTTCAGATTATGAAACAATGTTGAAACTATTTATAATCGCCTAATTAACTTCGTTTTGCACTTAACGCCTCTATTTGCATCATTTTGTATGACATGcttcatttctttatttttcaaaatattctgtaataattaaataaaaaaatttataaatttaaggCAAGTGTAagataaaaaattcaaatattataaattgaactcaatattgaaatattggacataattaggaATTTAagtaaaattataatctttaattcatgattttaaatacTTAGTTgtgcaactttgacgcgtaatcattaGGAGCCCTAATTATACTAAAAAAATAACTTTATAAGAAAACTTCTTCCAAATTTTGACCTCTTTTGAGTGAGTATATAACTCGAAAGGTCACATCCCATGTGATATAGATCATAAGATAATTTAGAAGAATTGAAATTGAAATGTTTGAATAAGCACAAATGTACAAGGTAAAATTTCTCAGTGAGTTgagttttttcttttccttttcttttttcaatgaTGTCGCCTAGTTCTTGTGTTCGATATTGTTTTCTTTCAAGGAAAACTATGAGAAACATTTAAAATTCATCAAGATCAAACttataaacaaataaacaaataaaacaagtgcattttttataacatttattGCATATCACATGAAGCAAGATGATTTGAACTACGATCAACTAATAATAACCACTTAAAACAATTATTATTAATTTGTTAATTTAGTTGTGACATAGCAAGTACGCGTGCTTAACTACTACAAACATAATTGGAGAAAATGGGAAAGCTAATAAATATGAAAGACAATAACATTATAAAGAATTAAAATTGTCATCAAAACCTGTAGTTTATAATCTTGAGATcctttaatattttaaattattttttaggttttATTTTTACTTACAAGTTTGTGATCtgtgtgtttatgtttttattttgaattttgaatttaaatttatacagATTTAGAcacaaattttttctttaaatatataaaaatttaaattcaaaaatcaaagTCAAATATTTAAATCTTTAGTAAGTACTTGAAAGTGAAATACTCTATTTGGGTTATGTCCAATGATATTATGTTACAAAAAATTTTACACTATCTCaagatattaattttatttaatttgtgcaATAAGATAGATATGAATTTATGTAGGACGCTTATATCCATATTTGtgttacaaaaatattttataataatctTATAATGTCATTATTATATTAGAAtgtgcttaaaaaattaaaagggaaaaagGGGGACACACATAAATGGAGACTTGGGACACAAAGGATGTTAGAGACTTATCTACAATAACAATCAACGGTTCTTCACAAAGGTTACACGAAGATCAGTTCAAATATTTCTCAGGATTCTTGATATGCAGTTACATGAAGATCAGTTCAAGTAAATTTAGATCTGTAATcggtttaaatttaaatatttaaattcaaatgtaTTCCTCAATTCCTATTTTTTCATGATTCAATTGTAATAGAATATGTTTTACATCTCTATAAATACAAGTCAATACTGTGTTTAAGTTAAGGCAACAATCCTCTAAATATTTAAACTTATCAGAGCTTGAGTGACCGACTGAGACTCTTTTGGTGGAAGGATGCTCGTGTAATTTTATCCTCTATCAGAATGGGGGCCGTCGGCAGCAAAGAGCCAGGTGGTTTTGAGTAAACCGCGTGCTCGTTTAAACCTGCCAAACTTCATGCATGCCCGAAAACCACCAGCGCCGCAGAAGCCCTCCACTGCCTCCGGTTTACCATTGTCTTCATATAAGCATCACTCCCGGCTCATCCATTTCTTCAATCCACAAAATTTACTTGAATACTCCATTCACTACCAATCACAGATCTGCCTAATTGTTTTATTTCATCGAGTACTTCGATCATCAAAGACGATGAGTTCAGCGAGCAGGGCATGGATGGTGGCAGCCACAGTTGGGGCAGTGGAGGCGTTGAAGGACCAGGGGTTCTGCAGATGGAACTACGCCCTCAGATCCATCGCCCAACGGGCCAACCACGATTTCAGGTCATTTGCTCAGGCCAGGAagcaatcttcttcttcttcatcttcttctgcTATGGTTTCCAACAACAAAAGATTAAAGAGGGAAGAGAGGGGGAAGCAATCGGAGGAGTCGTTAAGACAAGTCATGTACTTGAGTTGTTGGGGTCCCAATTGATCCCACGACCACCAAGAAATAGAATGGAGCcctatgaaattttttttttttttttttaatctctgcAGCTCAACTGGGCACGGCGCCTTCGTGTAGGAGTGACTAAATTCGCAGCTGTAAAATATGTAAAATTTGTAGTATGACTGCtggaaaatggaaattttgaatatttgtgTTCCAAATTGTTGTTTTTGCTTCTTCTCTTTTGACATTTAATTTTCTTTACTTGCGTTTGCTTTAATTCTTCTTCGGTagtccatttttttctttttcttttttttggatatGCTCCGGGTGTCCACGTCCGTTTTTACGGTTCACGAATAATCCCGTGCTCCGTGTTAGCCGATTCCACAGTCCACAGAGAGTAAATTCAGGAGCCCACAGCAGGAATCGTAGGATGCACGAATGGCTCACCTCGTCAAAGGAAGCCCTGCCAACTGAGCTGCCCCTGGGGGTAATCCATTTTTTCTTCACTCGTACGGAAGGCGATTGAGCCTCATTCCTGATTTAATTCGTTCATTGTCCTGTTTCCCTGTCTAATCTTCTTCGTCTCGGGCCGATGTTATTACTTATTACTCGCTGTTCAGAGCTGATTTGTTTGGGTCATTCAGAGCAATTTTCCGGCGTGCTCTGTACACTGTCAGTTTTGTGGTCGCGCCGAGAAGGAGACTTGGGTCACCTTCTTGGCGAATTTCAGTTCAGGGTGTTTTTTCAAGGCAAAACTGGCCATGGATCATGAATCATTTGGCCCCATTTGTTTCCTTCAAATTTCTTGCCCGCATCCATGTTTTAGAGACATGACATTGCTCTGAATGCATGAACTTACATTTGGATTTaagaaaatttgaataaatttatatttcatctaaatttaatataaatttaaaatcaaaatttgggtaggtttagataaaatataatgtaaaataataatgaGTGACCCCCAGGGTGTGTTTCAGGTAGCGTGTGGGCTGCGGGAGTGCTtttcacgagatcaggtgttcaaaccctttcGGACTCGTTTCCACCACTAGACTCCTGAATTTATCCTATCTTTGGAGTTGTGGGATTAATTTCAAGAGGCGCGGGATTaatcacgtggaccgtaaaacggaaaCGTGGATACCCGATGCGTAATCTAAAAAATAACAATGAGTGTTTTCAAAATCAAGTAGTTAAAAGAAATTTAACTAATCGGTCATTACATTAATAGTTAATGGTTAATTGAATTGGCTTATTAGATCTATTTTACAATTATAAACTACTACAACTTAATAATTTTCTTCCATAATAATCAACTTTTTAAAATCTTACGGACACACTCGcacaaaaaatcaagaaaaaattatcaaaaactatttttgaaaaacattctcaaaattttcaaaatcttagTAGAATTTTTTTGAACAATTTTAACATTTCCCCAAAACTTCTAGGTTTTTTCAAAGGCTTTTTTTTAGGGTAAAGAGTTATATCAAGATAACCAAGTTTAACTTTCAAATAtctaatatacaaacaatattaAACAATAAGACATTTTATAAACAATAAGgcatttcataaataataaggcATTTTAAAGAACTCAACAACCATTGGGCTCACATATATGgaaataagaataaaaaggaaacaaagaaggGAAAGAGGATTTAGCTAACCATAAGCTCTGTGGATGGCCCAAGGTTTTTATTTAGCTTCAATTATGTCTAGGTTTTCATTGGAAAACCCTAGCCGCAGCCCCCAAGCATCTTTCCTTAACCCTATCTGCCGCTAGTTCCAAAGAAAAAGCAACATGTGGCTACTGCTTCTGCTGCTATTGTGCAGCCCCTAAAATAGCCATTAAACGCCTTTGCAGCTCTCCCTTTGGCTGCTACTTTCATCCCTAAAACCTCCCTAAAAGAAAGGACTAAGTTGCCTTTTTTATTTGCTACTATACAACCTTAGAACTCCAAACTAAGCAGTTGCAAAGTATACAAACAACATTGCTATTAGCTGCTGCCCATGGATCAAAATAAAAAGCCAAGCAAATCTAGTAAAACCCTAGAAGCACCACTCGGCCACCAAGGCTGCCATGCAAAGTCATCAAACTCCCAAACTCCCTTCAAAACACACTCCTTTAAACACAAATACACCAAATAAATCAAacaatgttagctttaccgtgatcccaagagggggggcgaattggtatttttaaaatttatctcctaggtattcctcttaacaacagtatgttcacaagcctatggttaatctagtgcaagtaatataaatatatcagaaattaagtaaaatagtttaattactcacacaaacaccagaaagcaataaagagaatgtaacacgcagatatgttatcgaggtttggccaactacctacgtctccgccttggctaaccagcataaggattatcacaataacttgctcacttaaacgggtggagtgacacctatacaaatcaggtcaaattaacacagggctgacctcaacctttataccagTCCTTACCGAgttagattaccaccccctcaggccacgcctgaaatctctcagatatacaatcaaaaggtacaatttCACGTAAAACAGATTTGTATCCCAAATGCGCataaacacaaacaccacagatgatttaaaatgtaagctcggtgtggtctaaatagttcaactgttaaatatattttctatcagtgtaatacgtaagtgagagtgtcaacgacaatctgtgtatttcaagatgtttcaatcaaatatgttcacacagaatatcaagcaagcataaaaaatatcaatcagtagaatatctcaatcacatgaatatgtatatgcttggattgcaaaatagataatctttatattcagcaaatgatatatacttgaataaatattgtcacaaagattaatgtaacaaacacaaatatcttttcacaaatagttcaataaagattccacaagatatttgagtaagtttgaaaaatgtttttgcaaaccaaaaaaaccaaatacaaacttccaaatatattgcaatgagaatgcaatactcggaagtttaccacaagccttcttagggtaggcttattagaaaagcctcctaagaatgcttaggttatgctcttgtAAAAATCGATTTCAAGTACTCacaaaatgagagagcaaacctctaattGAACACACTCAACACACTTACAAATGATGCAAAaaagtgaagaaggtaagtttgagtggatttggaaatagtataAAAGGTAGGAAATATTTAGCTTAAGAGAGAAATAAAGaattttgtttttgctaatcaatctttaattctccaaaatgaaagagtatatatagacataccagaatttttgatcgttggggacctatcggggatttttagaaaagtttaatgacttttaaaacattttaacattgtttaaaaattatttaaccacagtaaaaattagagtaacctgagaggtccggtcgaccagaaatattacggtcgaccaggtcttatatggttcggtcgaccaggagaaggtgatttttcaaattttcgaggttcggtcgaccaggccattttgaactggttggttcggtcAATCAGAtcgttgggatttctcctgaggaccctcggtcgaccatgTAGTTGGAGTAAGAAACTatctcggttgaccagatggtcaatatgttgaccagagagggtttcggtcgaccgggggggttttgaactaagttggttcggtcgaccaggaccgtggtcaatagttgacccaggtctggttcggtcgaccaggccaaaatgaactgaattggtcggtcgaccgaaagtgcaccaagtgtgcattttggtcccgtctTGAAGCATATAGaacctattcaagtgcctaacaaacatatatgcaaatgtgtgtgtcctagggtcatttatgtccaaaattaagacaccgaaaaagtccagtgtctgTCGACTGCCTAtggtctttctacggtcactgTTAGTccatatttggtttgagcttacaaaataaatcatgcatgtgttgtgtgtgcttattacaaaccaaatatcctaattactattacagaccaatttgaccactaaatatatattacaactgaaataCACAAACTGGTCTTCAAGTTTTAAGCTTTCATATGTCATCATtgtgtctgctaatatagacctgcacatgaactagatatttattaaatacaaaagtatttgtcattactaaaaccgggcgtgacctataaggtcaacaaataagAAGCAAGCAATCACTAAAGTATAAACATTGTCGGCCCAGGTGTAGAgttaagagagggggggggggtgaatggactctttcacGTATTTTCTCTACACAATAATAATGTTGGCAAAAtgcaaacaattatatcacaatatataaaataaaatcatgcacaagatataaaaaaataaagtataagGGTATAGGGAAAGGTTAGGGTTTGTTATAGGATGTAttatgagttaaataaaattatggagatgattaTACCCTTATTTTCAACAAAATGTATTTTCCCCAAGCAGctaattatattatgaattatcacttaaatcgtgtggcatgagaatgactATTATTGCATAACTAAATATGTtggtttttatggtattatacagtGAAAGATATGGCTTTAAACTGATATCAGGAAATGTTGAGAATGATGTGGAGTTGTGATATGACGATTTTATATCGGGTTATGATATGACGATTTTATATTGGGTTTTGATATAACGGTTTTATACtaagttatgatatgacggtttatgtcgaattgtgaaaatgagatcatgttactattttattttataaactatattatatgatttaagaaccttAATGGACCAAATATGTAAAGGAAACACGGTACTATAGCTAATGAAATATGTCAATGCGGCTACACTATTCTGAGAGTGTTGATAATTGGATAGTTGATTTGACCaaagaagggttgtgtaccctcctGGAGTCTGGACCAAGCTGGGTAGGCAATTCAGACTTACAGACGAGTATGTTGACTTAGTCaggtggtaggccaaccatgacTAAGTCCAGTTTTCGCACTACACAATCTAATCATAGAGGTTTATATATGAGGTTATATGATTGTTCAGTCAGggaggttcttctatgcatatatgtagatttatgtaaaaaaaaaaggcTATTTATTAAGCCGGagtatgttttgagaagaaaagaatgtattttcaaatatataggtgtgagtacagttttataTGCAATCtcatttaaagttaattaatgAATGTATTTTACttacactaaaattcatgttagccacacactgataataatctattctatcttactgagaagtgtctcacttcaataattttatcacatttcaagaaatccagggaGCCGAACTTAACGAGCTTCGGGAGGGGGGACTTAGATACTATAGGTTATAGTATGTAGTTTTGAGACAttgatatgtatatagatttgtTTTTGTATACCTTGAGTTGCAATATGGTTTTTGAGAAATACCTATGTAAATGAGAAAGTTTAGAACTCTCGTATAATTTTTgaggtttaaaatattttccGCTACATGATTTTAATCTGAGTTATACACAGGTGTACCCAGTACCTAACATCGGGTTCGGGtcattattattatggtatcagagattatgaAATGGATTTATTTATAGATTTGTAGCACTCTAAGCCCCACCAGCTTTGAGGTGTTACAATTGTGGTATGAGAGTTTAGGTTATTAGGTTTTGCAGATTTTAGTTGATAATAAGACCAAAGTATATGTATGAATTATGATTAGGGTAGGAATGTGTAaattaggattttagtaagtcattattggatgtaaaattaaaattttaggtGTTAGTcctagtggctaagggttctCATTCCAATTTGTTTTGATGACAATAACTCATTAATGGGTCTTTAAGTCTACTAATATTTTTCCTAAAGTTTAATTCAGGTATACACCACAATTTCAAAGTAAGCATAAGTGTCAAACGTTGAACAAATGACTTTTTTAAT
This region includes:
- the LOC131149128 gene encoding uncharacterized protein LOC131149128: MHARKPPAPQKPSTASGLPLSSYKHHSRLIHFFNPQNLLEYSIHYQSQICLIVLFHRVLRSSKTMSSASRAWMVAATVGAVEALKDQGFCRWNYALRSIAQRANHDFRSFAQARKQSSSSSSSSAMVSNNKRLKREERGKQSEESLRQVMYLSCWGPN